From a region of the Haloferax volcanii DS2 genome:
- the gatB gene encoding Asp-tRNA(Asn)/Glu-tRNA(Gln) amidotransferase subunit GatB yields MTAQALEQRELAVVIGLEVHVQLETATKIFCSCSTEPAEDEEPNTRVCPVCLGLPGALPVLNEAAVESAVKIGKALNADIAEDTRFHRKNYYYPDLPKNFQITQYDAPICADGTLEVSVEGTRRDIGITRAHLEEDPGSLQHKGGSIDTADYTLVNYNRAGTPLVEIVTEPDFRSPQETRAFLAKLEEVLEYLGVFDATRDGSLRIDANISLVPADEVDDDGAISDDALEAANRTEVKNISSHKGAEKALAYEVTRQKNAIQRGRAVEQETRHWDESRGITVSMRSKEEEKDYRYFREADLPPLQVAHWKEEIPIPELPDARRERFRTEYGIDEESASKLTSTKEVADFFEDVAAEFDADLAATWVADNLLGELNYRDMHITDVSDRLDEFTRLVELVAADEVTTKNAEEIVLREMLDEGKDPDTIVNEAGLGKADDDEIGGFVQEAIDENPDAVEDYHNGEGGALNFLVGQVMQKSQGSADPGTVNQLLRERLDE; encoded by the coding sequence ATGACTGCGCAAGCGCTCGAACAGCGCGAACTCGCGGTCGTCATCGGGTTGGAGGTCCACGTTCAGCTCGAGACGGCCACGAAGATTTTCTGTAGCTGTTCGACCGAGCCTGCCGAGGACGAGGAGCCGAACACCCGCGTGTGCCCCGTCTGTCTCGGACTGCCGGGCGCGCTCCCGGTGCTCAACGAGGCGGCGGTGGAGTCGGCGGTCAAAATCGGCAAGGCGCTGAACGCCGACATCGCCGAGGACACCCGCTTCCACCGGAAGAACTACTACTACCCCGACCTGCCCAAGAACTTCCAGATAACCCAGTACGACGCGCCCATCTGCGCCGACGGGACGCTGGAAGTGTCCGTCGAGGGTACCCGCCGCGACATCGGCATCACGCGCGCCCACCTCGAAGAGGACCCCGGGAGCCTCCAGCACAAAGGCGGCAGCATCGACACGGCGGACTACACGCTCGTCAACTACAACCGCGCCGGCACGCCGCTGGTCGAAATCGTCACCGAACCCGACTTCCGAAGCCCGCAGGAGACCCGCGCGTTCCTCGCCAAGCTCGAAGAGGTGCTCGAATACCTCGGCGTGTTCGACGCCACCCGCGACGGCTCGCTCCGCATCGACGCCAACATCTCGCTCGTCCCCGCCGACGAGGTCGACGACGACGGCGCGATTTCCGACGACGCGCTCGAAGCGGCCAACCGCACCGAGGTCAAGAACATCTCCAGCCACAAGGGGGCGGAGAAGGCGCTGGCCTACGAGGTCACCCGCCAGAAGAACGCCATCCAGCGCGGCCGCGCCGTCGAACAGGAGACGCGCCACTGGGACGAGTCCCGCGGCATCACCGTCTCGATGCGCTCGAAGGAAGAAGAAAAGGACTACCGCTACTTCCGCGAGGCCGACCTCCCGCCGCTCCAGGTCGCCCACTGGAAGGAGGAGATTCCGATTCCGGAGCTCCCCGACGCCCGCCGCGAGCGCTTCCGTACCGAGTACGGCATCGACGAGGAGTCCGCCTCGAAGCTCACCTCGACCAAGGAGGTCGCGGACTTCTTCGAGGACGTGGCCGCCGAGTTCGACGCCGACCTCGCCGCGACGTGGGTCGCCGACAACCTCCTCGGCGAACTCAACTACCGCGATATGCACATCACGGACGTGTCGGACCGCCTCGACGAGTTCACGCGGCTCGTCGAACTCGTCGCCGCCGACGAGGTGACGACGAAGAACGCCGAGGAAATCGTCCTCCGCGAGATGCTCGACGAGGGCAAGGACCCCGACACCATCGTCAACGAAGCGGGGCTGGGCAAGGCCGACGACGACGAAATCGGCGGCTTCGTCCAGGAAGCCATCGACGAGAACCCCGACGCCGTCGAGGACTACCACAACGGCGAGGGCGGCGCGCTGAACTTCCTCGTCGGGCAGGTCATGCAGAAGTCCCAGGGAAGCGCCGACCCCGGCACCGTGAACCAGTTGCTCCGCGAGCGACTGGACGAATAA
- a CDS encoding DUF3100 domain-containing protein: MTNDTTSDRWAPIRTAGRLSAHLRTHLTVLLIVVVAELIGTITFPLGPGQVVLLPLLYAVVLGLALSYSVLGSVIEPLRSVVDEDVSRIASPLLVVALMPLGVKYGTLVAPSFYDLVAAGPAFVLQEFGNLGTILIALPLALLLGLKRESIGAAVSIAREPTLGVITDKYGIESPEGRGVLGTYMTGTVLGTVFFGLLGGFAPATGLHPLALSMACGMGSASMMTACSTSLATAVGGAGVAEDQILSFAATSNLLTGITGLYMVILVGLPVITRLYAVLAPVFGRDTAAADGGE, translated from the coding sequence ATGACAAACGATACCACCTCGGATAGATGGGCACCGATTCGGACCGCCGGCCGACTCTCGGCGCATCTCCGGACGCATCTGACGGTCCTTCTCATCGTCGTCGTCGCGGAACTCATCGGGACGATAACGTTCCCGCTCGGACCGGGCCAGGTCGTGCTCCTGCCGCTTCTGTACGCGGTCGTTCTCGGCCTCGCCCTCAGTTACAGCGTCCTCGGGTCGGTCATCGAACCGCTCCGGTCGGTCGTCGACGAGGACGTGAGCCGCATCGCCTCGCCGCTTCTCGTCGTCGCGCTGATGCCGCTCGGCGTGAAATACGGGACGCTCGTCGCGCCCTCGTTCTACGACCTCGTGGCGGCCGGGCCGGCGTTCGTCCTCCAGGAGTTCGGGAACCTCGGCACGATTCTCATCGCGCTCCCGCTCGCCCTGCTGTTGGGCCTCAAACGCGAGTCCATCGGCGCGGCGGTCAGCATCGCCCGCGAACCGACCCTCGGCGTCATCACCGACAAGTACGGCATCGAGTCGCCCGAGGGCCGCGGCGTCCTCGGGACCTACATGACCGGCACGGTCCTCGGAACCGTCTTCTTCGGCCTGCTCGGCGGCTTCGCGCCCGCGACGGGGCTGCACCCGCTCGCGCTCTCGATGGCCTGTGGCATGGGGTCGGCGAGCATGATGACCGCCTGTTCCACGTCGCTGGCGACCGCCGTCGGCGGTGCGGGCGTCGCCGAGGACCAGATTCTGAGCTTCGCCGCGACGAGCAACCTCCTGACCGGCATCACGGGGCTCTACATGGTCATCCTCGTCGGCCTCCCGGTCATCACGCGTCTGTACGCGGTCCTCGCGCCCGTGTTCGGCCGCGACACCGCCGCGGCCGACGGAGGTGAGTGA